The following are encoded together in the Campylobacter concisus genome:
- a CDS encoding Fur family transcriptional regulator, with the protein MQYVSLLKQSGLKVTPQRLSVLRILDRHTHPTIDELYDEILKESPSVSLATVYKNLNTLKDEGLVVEVNIVNQKARYDIYEYPHIHVVCESCGSVEDVSYDDAELGKYQEALEKKIGNIIERLNIVASVKSCKHCK; encoded by the coding sequence ATGCAATACGTATCATTATTAAAGCAATCTGGGCTAAAAGTCACGCCACAACGCCTTAGCGTTTTAAGAATTCTTGATCGCCACACGCATCCAACGATTGATGAGCTTTATGATGAAATTTTAAAGGAGAGTCCATCGGTTTCTCTTGCGACAGTTTATAAAAATTTAAATACTTTAAAAGACGAAGGTCTTGTAGTTGAAGTAAATATCGTCAATCAAAAAGCTAGATACGACATCTACGAATATCCACATATCCATGTAGTTTGTGAAAGCTGTGGAAGCGTTGAAGACGTGAGCTACGATGATGCTGAGCTTGGCAAATATCAAGAGGCACTAGAAAAGAAGATCGGAAATATAATAGAACGTCTAAATATAGTAGCTAGCGTAAAAAGCTGTAAACACTGTAAATAA
- the dxs gene encoding 1-deoxy-D-xylulose-5-phosphate synthase, whose product MNKDVKSLNVDELNALCHDIRDKILATVSKNGGHLSSNIGAVEIIVAMHKIFDVTKDPFIFDVSHQSYAHKLLTGRWDNFDTLRKFNGISGYTKPSESKFDYFVAGHSSTSISLAVGAAKAIKLKNEERLPVAVIGDGSLSGGMAYEALNELGDRKYPCVIILNDNEMSISKPIGALSKYLSQMMAGQFYQKFKGRVERFLSYMPDSAAYMARRMEEGIRLITPGMFFEELGLEYIGPVDGHDLSALLSTFETAKNMKKPVIVHVQTLKGKGYEFAEGYYENWHGVGPFDLKSGEFIKRQSNKSATAIFSEQLLKMAKEHSDIVGVTAAMPTGTGMDALIHEFPDRFWDVAIAEQHAVTSMSAMAKEGFKPFVAIYSTFMQRAYDQVIHDASILNLNITFAMDRAGIVGEDGETHQGAFDISFLNAVPNMVLFAPRCEESMKNVMEFAYSYKGVSAFRYPRGAFILRDEFNAKPLEFGKGEIVADAESDVAFLGYGNGVGRANLVRNLLADKLDVVLVDLVFAKPLDSELLLGLAKRTKKWYIFSDSAKKGGIGDIVSAFLQENKISNISVISFEYEDKFIPHGSTTEVEKYLGISAEQITKNLLENN is encoded by the coding sequence ATGAATAAAGACGTTAAAAGCCTAAATGTCGATGAGCTAAACGCACTTTGCCACGACATCAGAGATAAAATTTTAGCTACCGTTAGTAAAAATGGCGGCCATCTTAGCTCAAACATCGGCGCAGTCGAGATCATCGTTGCGATGCATAAAATTTTTGACGTTACAAAGGATCCATTTATCTTTGACGTGAGCCACCAAAGCTACGCGCACAAGCTGCTAACTGGGCGCTGGGACAACTTTGATACGCTTAGAAAATTTAATGGTATCAGTGGCTACACAAAGCCAAGCGAGAGCAAATTTGACTACTTTGTGGCAGGCCATAGCTCGACATCCATTTCACTTGCAGTTGGCGCTGCAAAGGCGATCAAACTAAAAAATGAAGAGCGCTTGCCAGTAGCTGTCATAGGCGACGGCTCGTTAAGTGGGGGTATGGCGTACGAGGCGTTAAATGAGCTTGGGGATAGAAAATATCCTTGCGTCATCATCCTAAACGACAATGAGATGAGCATAAGCAAGCCAATAGGCGCACTTAGCAAGTATCTAAGCCAGATGATGGCAGGGCAGTTTTATCAAAAATTTAAAGGCAGGGTTGAGCGCTTTTTAAGCTATATGCCAGACTCTGCAGCCTATATGGCTAGACGCATGGAGGAGGGCATCAGGCTCATCACTCCTGGCATGTTTTTTGAAGAGCTTGGACTTGAGTATATAGGTCCAGTCGATGGACACGACCTTTCAGCGCTTCTTAGCACATTTGAAACCGCTAAAAACATGAAAAAACCAGTCATCGTGCACGTGCAGACGCTAAAGGGCAAAGGGTATGAATTTGCCGAGGGTTACTATGAAAATTGGCACGGAGTTGGGCCATTTGATCTAAAAAGTGGCGAATTTATAAAAAGACAGTCAAACAAGTCAGCCACGGCGATCTTTAGCGAGCAGCTTTTAAAGATGGCAAAAGAGCACAGCGACATCGTTGGCGTAACGGCTGCGATGCCAACAGGCACTGGCATGGACGCGCTCATACATGAGTTTCCAGACCGCTTTTGGGACGTGGCGATAGCCGAGCAGCACGCAGTTACCTCAATGTCAGCCATGGCAAAAGAGGGTTTTAAGCCATTTGTCGCGATATATTCGACCTTTATGCAAAGAGCCTATGATCAGGTCATCCACGACGCTTCTATCTTAAATTTAAACATCACATTTGCGATGGATAGGGCAGGCATCGTGGGCGAGGACGGCGAAACGCATCAGGGCGCCTTTGATATTAGCTTTTTAAACGCTGTGCCAAATATGGTTCTCTTTGCCCCAAGGTGCGAAGAGAGTATGAAAAATGTTATGGAATTTGCCTACTCTTACAAGGGCGTAAGCGCATTTAGATACCCGCGCGGAGCATTTATCTTAAGAGATGAATTTAATGCCAAACCACTTGAGTTTGGCAAGGGTGAAATTGTAGCCGATGCAGAGTCTGATGTTGCATTTTTGGGCTATGGCAACGGCGTTGGCAGGGCAAATTTGGTTAGAAATTTACTAGCTGACAAGCTTGATGTGGTATTAGTTGACCTTGTCTTTGCAAAACCACTTGATAGCGAGCTTTTACTAGGTCTTGCAAAACGCACTAAAAAGTGGTATATCTTTAGTGATAGTGCTAAAAAGGGTGGTATTGGCGATATAGTAAGCGCATTTTTACAAGAAAACAAAATATCAAATATAAGTGTCATTAGTTTTGAGTATGAAGATAAATTTATCCCTCATGGTTCAACTACTGAGGTCGAAAAGTACCTTGGTATAAGTGCCGAGCAGATCACCAAAAATTTACTAGAGAATAATTAA
- the fliH gene encoding flagellar assembly protein FliH, with product MKSSVITSETSPAHFIENYRFKVLGSNERAQDSAPVLIEENNLSEELNEQNLEQGGENFTPQMPHSVQPNMQNHFAPQPQNSQAHQPGFDSSFVEELLKKTDELSSNIIKLQMQIENQESEFAKRLEAETIRAKEDGKNEGIAQTNAANEAKIKELEAKFSASAAKLDEQYAKFDEFLKKSEEELGQTAIKIAKEVIEKEVSSASSQIAYHLANSLIKELSDVKNIEIRVNPEDSDYLKEQFSKNERVKVSADDAISKGGVVIISEGGNIDATMQTRLEKLKMLVNNE from the coding sequence ATGAAAAGTAGCGTAATAACAAGTGAGACCTCGCCGGCTCACTTTATAGAAAATTATAGATTTAAGGTACTTGGGAGCAATGAAAGAGCCCAAGATAGCGCACCTGTTTTGATAGAAGAGAACAACCTTAGTGAAGAGCTAAATGAGCAAAATTTAGAGCAAGGTGGTGAAAATTTCACGCCTCAGATGCCGCACTCAGTGCAACCAAACATGCAAAATCACTTTGCGCCTCAGCCTCAAAATAGCCAAGCTCACCAGCCTGGATTTGACTCGAGTTTTGTCGAGGAGCTGCTTAAAAAGACAGATGAGCTAAGTAGTAATATCATCAAGCTCCAAATGCAAATAGAAAATCAAGAGAGCGAATTTGCAAAGCGACTTGAAGCCGAGACCATCCGTGCAAAAGAGGATGGCAAAAACGAAGGCATCGCTCAAACAAATGCTGCAAATGAGGCAAAGATAAAAGAGCTTGAGGCTAAATTTAGCGCTTCAGCTGCAAAGCTAGATGAGCAGTACGCTAAATTTGATGAGTTTTTGAAAAAGAGCGAGGAAGAGCTTGGGCAAACTGCGATAAAGATCGCAAAAGAGGTAATAGAAAAAGAGGTTTCAAGCGCATCTAGCCAGATCGCTTACCACCTAGCAAATTCGCTTATAAAAGAGCTAAGCGACGTAAAAAATATAGAAATTCGCGTAAATCCAGAAGATAGCGACTATCTAAAAGAGCAATTTAGTAAAAACGAACGCGTAAAAGTAAGCGCTGATGATGCCATAAGCAAGGGTGGCGTGGTGATAATAAGCGAGGGCGGAAACATCGATGCGACGATGCAAACAAGGCTTGAGAAGCTAAAAATGTTGGTAAATAATGAATAA
- the fliG gene encoding flagellar motor switch protein FliG, whose protein sequence is MSMKLNDKQKMIYDDLSMPEKIAILLIQLGEEATAVIFSHMDVDVITEISGYIATAKNIDKQVAGAVLEEFYALMQSNQYMRSGGLEYAKEILYRTFGPEAAQKILDKLAKSMENSKSFGYLDKIKPQQLADFIVKEHPQTIALILAHMDSSSAAETLSFFSDELRSEVVIRMANLGDISPSVIKRVSTVLEGKLESLTSYKVEVGGPRAVAEVLNRLGQKASKSTIERIEQSDDKLATTIKELMFTFEDIINLNATAIREILKNVDKKDLMVAFKGSSDGIKDKFLSNMSQRAAEAFKEEMQYLGAVRVKDVEEAQRRIVEVVQTLADQGVFQVGEADEMIE, encoded by the coding sequence ATGTCGATGAAGTTAAATGATAAGCAAAAGATGATCTACGATGATCTATCAATGCCTGAAAAGATTGCTATTTTATTAATTCAACTTGGCGAAGAGGCAACAGCTGTTATATTTTCTCATATGGATGTTGATGTTATCACTGAAATTTCAGGCTACATAGCGACTGCAAAAAATATAGATAAACAAGTTGCAGGCGCAGTGCTTGAAGAATTTTACGCTCTCATGCAGTCAAATCAATATATGAGAAGTGGCGGTTTAGAATACGCAAAAGAAATTTTATACCGCACATTTGGTCCAGAGGCTGCGCAGAAAATTTTAGACAAGCTTGCAAAAAGCATGGAAAACTCAAAAAGCTTTGGCTATCTTGATAAGATAAAGCCGCAGCAACTCGCGGACTTCATCGTAAAAGAGCACCCTCAAACTATCGCGCTAATCCTAGCCCACATGGACTCAAGTAGTGCTGCTGAGACGCTAAGCTTTTTTTCAGATGAGCTAAGAAGCGAGGTCGTGATCAGGATGGCAAATCTTGGCGATATTAGCCCATCAGTAATAAAACGTGTCTCAACCGTACTTGAGGGCAAGCTTGAAAGCCTTACATCTTACAAGGTCGAGGTTGGTGGTCCAAGAGCTGTGGCAGAAGTGCTTAACAGACTTGGTCAAAAAGCTAGCAAAAGCACGATCGAGCGCATCGAACAAAGCGATGATAAGCTTGCCACAACGATCAAAGAGCTTATGTTTACATTTGAAGATATTATCAACCTTAACGCAACTGCGATTAGAGAAATTCTCAAAAATGTCGATAAAAAAGACCTTATGGTTGCATTTAAGGGTTCAAGCGATGGCATTAAAGATAAATTTTTATCAAATATGTCTCAGCGTGCAGCCGAAGCCTTTAAAGAGGAGATGCAATACCTTGGCGCTGTTCGTGTAAAAGATGTTGAAGAGGCTCAAAGACGCATTGTAGAAGTAGTACAAACCTTAGCTGATCAAGGTGTATTCCAAGTTGGCGAAGCAGATGAGATGATAGAATGA
- the fliF gene encoding flagellar basal-body MS-ring/collar protein FliF, translating to MDFKALLHQISQIYQKLSLKQKIVAGSSIVLVVAFLVFLTLYKSKSDSFAGYSVLFENISPSDSALIVDQLNKDGIKYKLANEGTILVPTSDVYKERIAVATLGIPKESKIGFEIFDKQEFGATDAEQRVKFQRALEGELARTIESLSSIQKATVRIAIPKESVFTERQALPTASIVVELKPGVSLNAKQIFGIKNLVAASVTNLSTENVKIVNQDGVALGDEDGEFDSDAIAQQIRYKREFENNYEQKIVNVLAPIVGGADKVVAKVNIDFDFDKKDTKSEVYDPNNVVRSESNIEEKRQGSAPNEVGGVPGAVSNIGPVQGLDDSTLKEQYNKSSQQTNYEISKKVTNVKGQFASINRVSAAVVIDGIYKSKKDSDGKPTGEFEFTPLTKEQRESITNLIKQSIGYNQNRGDEVSLDNFEFKTHKDVSASEKMDSFMNSYVVPFLPIFKYLFAALLLYIFYKKVIVPFMQKMLEETKEEEEQVQNEFEDIETDAEDTLEKFKAARKKVEEQLGLGGEFNEDELKYDVLLEKMRTVISERSEEIAALLQDMVKNDSDFNMRKEI from the coding sequence ATGGATTTTAAGGCATTACTTCATCAAATAAGTCAAATTTATCAAAAGCTTTCACTAAAACAAAAGATCGTCGCAGGCAGCTCGATCGTTTTGGTTGTGGCTTTTTTGGTATTTTTAACGCTTTACAAAAGTAAAAGTGATAGTTTTGCAGGATATAGCGTCCTTTTTGAAAATATCAGCCCAAGCGACTCAGCCTTAATAGTCGATCAGCTAAACAAAGACGGCATCAAGTATAAACTAGCAAATGAAGGCACGATCCTTGTGCCAACAAGCGATGTATATAAAGAGCGTATCGCTGTTGCAACGCTTGGCATACCAAAAGAGAGCAAGATCGGTTTTGAAATTTTTGACAAGCAAGAATTTGGCGCAACGGACGCTGAGCAGAGAGTTAAATTCCAAAGAGCGCTTGAGGGCGAGCTAGCTAGAACGATCGAGAGCCTCTCATCTATCCAAAAAGCAACCGTAAGAATAGCCATACCAAAAGAGAGCGTCTTTACTGAAAGGCAAGCACTCCCGACCGCTTCTATCGTAGTCGAGCTAAAGCCAGGCGTTAGTCTAAATGCGAAGCAAATTTTTGGCATTAAAAACCTTGTCGCTGCATCTGTTACAAACTTAAGCACAGAAAATGTAAAGATCGTCAATCAAGATGGCGTCGCACTTGGCGATGAAGATGGTGAGTTTGATAGTGACGCTATAGCTCAGCAGATCCGCTATAAGCGCGAGTTTGAAAATAATTACGAGCAAAAGATCGTAAATGTCCTAGCTCCTATCGTGGGCGGTGCGGACAAGGTCGTAGCAAAGGTAAATATCGACTTTGACTTTGATAAAAAAGATACAAAAAGCGAGGTTTATGACCCAAATAACGTCGTAAGAAGCGAGAGCAACATCGAAGAAAAGCGCCAAGGCTCAGCTCCAAATGAAGTAGGCGGCGTACCAGGTGCGGTTAGCAACATAGGCCCTGTTCAAGGTCTTGATGATAGCACTTTAAAAGAGCAGTACAACAAAAGCTCGCAGCAGACAAACTACGAAATTTCAAAGAAAGTGACAAACGTCAAAGGGCAGTTTGCTAGCATAAACAGAGTGAGCGCAGCTGTCGTTATAGATGGTATTTATAAAAGTAAAAAAGATAGTGATGGCAAGCCAACTGGCGAGTTTGAATTCACCCCGCTTACCAAAGAGCAAAGAGAATCAATCACAAATTTAATCAAGCAATCAATCGGCTACAATCAAAATAGAGGCGATGAGGTAAGCTTGGATAACTTCGAGTTTAAAACACATAAAGACGTAAGTGCTAGCGAAAAAATGGATAGCTTTATGAATAGCTATGTGGTGCCTTTCTTGCCGATATTTAAGTATCTTTTTGCAGCATTACTACTTTACATCTTCTACAAAAAAGTTATCGTACCATTTATGCAAAAGATGCTTGAAGAGACAAAAGAGGAAGAAGAACAAGTTCAGAATGAGTTTGAAGATATCGAGACTGATGCTGAAGATACACTTGAGAAATTTAAAGCTGCTCGCAAGAAAGTCGAAGAACAACTTGGTCTTGGTGGTGAATTTAATGAAGACGAGCTAAAATACGACGTATTGCTAGAAAAAATGAGAACGGTTATCTCTGAACGTAGTGAAGAGATTGCGGCATTACTTCAAGATATGGTTAAAAATGATAGTGACTTTAACATGCGCAAGGAAATTTAA
- the hisC gene encoding histidinol-phosphate transaminase — translation MKFNDFLDDLVNYEAGKPIELVVREFGIDAKDVIKLASNENPFGTSKRVEEALKEVAKNAHLYPDDSYFELKEGLAKKFGVTSKNLIIGSGSDQIIEFALHAKANKQSGVLMAGVTFAMYEIYAKQTGAKIYRTKSVEHNLSEFLEIYNAHKDEISVIFLCLPNNPLGECIDSDEVYKFIKNIDENTLVVLDCAYNEFAKFKDSKKEIKPSEVVKFKNAIYLGTFSKAYALGGMRVGYGVANEEIIGALSKLRAPFNITTPSLRAAIVALDDDEFVHKTMQNNFEQMKRYEEFAKQNGIEFIPSYTNFITFKFNEPKSSQICEKMLKKGIILRDLKSYALNAVRITIGQAWQNDRVFEELEQILK, via the coding sequence ATGAAATTTAATGACTTTTTAGATGATCTAGTAAATTATGAGGCTGGAAAGCCGATCGAGCTTGTAGTTAGAGAGTTTGGCATCGATGCAAAAGATGTGATAAAACTAGCGAGCAATGAAAACCCTTTTGGCACGAGTAAACGCGTAGAAGAGGCGCTAAAAGAGGTCGCTAAAAACGCACATCTCTATCCAGACGATAGCTACTTTGAGCTAAAAGAGGGGCTGGCTAAGAAATTTGGCGTAACTAGCAAAAATCTAATCATCGGCTCTGGAAGCGACCAGATCATAGAATTTGCACTTCACGCAAAGGCGAACAAGCAAAGTGGCGTCTTGATGGCTGGTGTGACATTTGCGATGTATGAAATTTATGCAAAACAAACTGGAGCTAAAATTTACCGCACAAAGAGCGTGGAGCATAATTTGAGCGAGTTTTTAGAAATTTATAACGCGCACAAAGATGAAATTTCTGTCATCTTTCTTTGCTTGCCAAATAACCCTTTGGGCGAGTGCATCGACTCTGATGAGGTCTATAAATTTATAAAAAACATTGATGAAAACACGCTTGTGGTGCTTGATTGTGCTTACAACGAATTTGCTAAATTTAAAGATAGCAAAAAAGAGATAAAGCCAAGTGAGGTGGTAAAATTTAAAAACGCCATCTATCTTGGCACTTTCTCAAAGGCCTACGCACTTGGTGGCATGCGCGTGGGATACGGCGTGGCAAATGAAGAGATCATAGGCGCACTTTCAAAGCTAAGAGCTCCATTTAACATCACAACTCCAAGCCTAAGAGCAGCGATAGTGGCGCTTGATGATGACGAGTTTGTGCATAAAACTATGCAAAACAACTTCGAGCAGATGAAGAGATATGAGGAGTTTGCAAAGCAAAATGGCATCGAGTTTATCCCAAGCTACACAAATTTCATAACTTTTAAATTTAACGAGCCAAAATCAAGCCAGATATGCGAAAAGATGCTAAAAAAAGGTATAATTTTACGAGATTTAAAAAGCTACGCCTTAAATGCGGTGAGAATAACCATCGGTCAAGCGTGGCAAAACGATAGAGTTTTTGAAGAGTTAGAGCAAATTTTAAAGTAG
- the pheA gene encoding prephenate dehydratase produces MQELNELRKEIDSIDDLILNKLNERMKLVEQIGKLKQTTGTPIYRPERERAIINRLTSLSKDKALNKAAIEAIYLEIFAVSRNLEMPQKIVYLGPEGTYTHQAAQSRFGAMSAYLPLATIEAVFTKLAQKEAKYGVVPIENNTEGAVGATLDCLSKFDDIKIVAELYVDIHHSFVSINENLKEIKRIYSHPQGYNQCRKFLEDHLLNEVEFVPAKSTAAAAYMASMDRESAAICSKIAAKIYNVPIVYETIEDNMANRTRFLILSDFKNAKVENSKTSILAKTDHSPGRLADLLSIFKNENINITKLESRPIKQREFKSIFYLDFEGHIDDEKVQNAFELAKESGAEITWLGSYLNGDE; encoded by the coding sequence ATGCAAGAGCTAAATGAGCTTAGAAAAGAGATCGATAGTATCGATGATCTCATCTTAAATAAACTAAATGAAAGAATGAAGCTTGTCGAGCAGATCGGCAAGCTAAAGCAAACGACTGGGACGCCTATATATCGCCCTGAGCGCGAGCGAGCCATCATAAACCGCTTAACTAGCCTTAGCAAAGATAAAGCCTTAAATAAGGCTGCGATCGAGGCCATTTATCTTGAAATTTTTGCTGTTAGTAGAAATTTAGAGATGCCTCAAAAGATCGTCTATCTAGGGCCTGAAGGCACTTATACACATCAAGCGGCGCAAAGTAGATTTGGTGCGATGAGTGCATATTTACCACTTGCTACGATCGAGGCAGTTTTTACGAAGCTAGCTCAAAAAGAGGCAAAATATGGCGTTGTGCCTATCGAAAACAACACTGAAGGCGCTGTTGGAGCTACGCTTGATTGTTTGAGTAAATTTGATGATATAAAGATAGTGGCAGAGCTCTACGTAGATATCCATCATAGCTTTGTTAGCATAAATGAAAATTTAAAAGAGATAAAGCGAATTTACTCGCATCCTCAAGGCTACAACCAGTGCCGTAAATTTTTAGAAGATCACTTGCTAAATGAGGTCGAATTTGTCCCAGCCAAATCAACTGCAGCAGCTGCATATATGGCATCTATGGATAGAGAATCAGCCGCCATTTGCTCAAAAATCGCAGCTAAAATTTACAACGTGCCAATCGTCTATGAGACTATTGAAGATAATATGGCAAATAGAACGAGATTTTTGATCTTAAGCGATTTTAAAAATGCAAAGGTTGAAAACTCAAAAACTTCGATCCTAGCAAAGACTGATCATAGTCCAGGACGCCTTGCTGATCTGCTTTCTATCTTTAAAAATGAAAATATCAATATCACAAAACTTGAGTCACGTCCTATAAAGCAGCGCGAATTTAAGTCAATTTTTTATCTTGACTTTGAAGGTCATATCGACGATGAGAAGGTGCAAAACGCCTTTGAACTCGCAAAAGAGAGCGGCGCTGAGATAACGTGGCTTGGAAGCTATTTAAACGGAGATGAGTAA
- the lysA gene encoding diaminopimelate decarboxylase: MDFKELASKYKTPLYVYDFNYIKERYEALKNAFYARKSLVCYAVKANSNLSVLKFLADLGAGFDCVSIGEVKRALLAGAKRYQIIFSGVGKSDEELKEALENEILLINVESFAELLRLEEIAKGLNLKARISIRVNPGVDAKTHPYISTGLNENKFGVDAQTAKKMYIHAKASEFLEPTGIHFHIGSQLTSLSPIIDAAKIVSELLRELRALEIDIKFFDVGGGLGIIYNDEKEINLYDYAQGILGALKGQDVTIVCEPGRFIVGNAGYFVASVLYEKFNGKKRFVITDGAMNDLIRPSLYGAHHKIFVDGKDENLGTCDVVGPVCESGDFLAKDIKLPECKSGDVIVVKGAGAYGFSMSSNYNTRNRAAEVCVLDGKDRLIRRRECFEDVVAPEIEFLESTDARAK, encoded by the coding sequence ATGGATTTTAAAGAGCTTGCAAGCAAATACAAAACCCCACTTTACGTTTATGATTTTAACTACATTAAAGAGCGCTATGAGGCGCTAAAAAACGCATTTTACGCTAGAAAATCTCTGGTTTGCTACGCTGTAAAGGCAAACTCAAATTTAAGCGTTTTAAAATTTCTGGCTGATCTTGGAGCCGGATTTGACTGCGTGAGCATCGGCGAGGTCAAAAGAGCGCTTCTTGCAGGAGCCAAGAGATATCAGATCATCTTTAGCGGCGTTGGCAAGAGCGATGAAGAGCTAAAAGAGGCTTTAGAAAATGAAATTTTGCTGATAAATGTTGAGAGTTTTGCCGAACTTTTAAGGCTTGAAGAGATAGCAAAAGGGCTAAATTTAAAGGCAAGGATCAGCATCAGGGTAAATCCAGGTGTCGATGCAAAAACGCACCCATATATCTCGACAGGGCTAAATGAAAACAAATTTGGCGTCGATGCGCAGACAGCTAAAAAGATGTATATCCACGCTAAAGCTTCAGAGTTTCTTGAGCCAACTGGCATACACTTCCACATCGGCTCGCAGCTAACTTCACTAAGCCCGATAATAGACGCCGCAAAGATCGTTAGTGAGCTTTTAAGAGAGCTAAGAGCACTTGAGATCGATATCAAATTCTTTGACGTTGGTGGCGGACTTGGCATCATCTACAACGATGAAAAAGAGATAAATTTATACGACTACGCACAAGGAATTTTAGGCGCACTAAAAGGTCAAGATGTGACCATCGTTTGCGAGCCAGGACGCTTTATCGTGGGCAATGCTGGCTACTTTGTCGCAAGCGTTTTATATGAGAAATTTAACGGCAAAAAGAGATTTGTCATCACTGATGGCGCGATGAATGATCTCATAAGACCAAGCCTTTATGGCGCGCATCACAAAATTTTTGTCGATGGCAAGGATGAAAATTTAGGCACTTGTGACGTGGTCGGTCCAGTTTGTGAAAGCGGTGACTTTTTAGCAAAAGATATCAAGCTACCAGAGTGCAAGAGTGGCGACGTCATCGTGGTTAAAGGGGCAGGAGCTTATGGATTTAGTATGAGTTCAAACTACAATACAAGAAACAGAGCTGCTGAAGTTTGCGTGCTTGATGGCAAAGATAGGCTGATAAGAAGACGTGAGTGCTTTGAGGACGTCGTGGCACCTGAGATTGAGTTTTTGGAGAGCACTGATGCAAGAGCTAAATGA
- a CDS encoding LptF/LptG family permease, whose translation MKLYARYVGWVYIKSFLIVFLALELFYVGIDLLTNLKDLPPSANLQLLYVGLTALSAISYVLPLSLIFALIILHVNMVRSNELISFYALGISKNKLILPPFLIALFVTIFYVGLNFTPFAYAHDYQKSIAKNTAFSKSTNDSFLKFEGKFIYIKELNSAKQRANDVRIFDINGTDLLSTTFADHAKFKDNEWVLEDVNQTFLPQSLELGENGFSKVKSENLDALRGFKPKSIESAASVENSKFNIPDAINFIKTFKNEGIGLDSARTAFYNLAITPFFAPFLLLIFYYHLPVTGRFFNLALSTFIFVVITLVVWGLLFILTKFAQTSVILPEIGMVLPIILLFAYAIYLIKSHR comes from the coding sequence ATGAAACTATACGCCAGATACGTTGGCTGGGTCTATATAAAATCTTTTCTTATCGTATTTTTAGCGCTTGAGCTATTTTATGTTGGCATTGATCTGCTTACAAATTTAAAAGACCTGCCGCCATCTGCCAACCTTCAGCTACTCTACGTCGGCCTTACTGCGCTAAGTGCCATTAGCTACGTTTTGCCACTTTCACTCATTTTTGCGCTAATAATTTTGCATGTAAATATGGTTCGCTCAAACGAGCTAATCAGCTTTTATGCTCTTGGCATCAGTAAAAACAAGCTCATTTTGCCGCCATTTCTCATCGCACTTTTTGTGACGATTTTTTACGTTGGGCTAAATTTTACGCCATTTGCTTATGCGCATGACTATCAAAAAAGTATCGCAAAAAACACCGCTTTTTCAAAAAGCACAAACGACTCATTTTTGAAATTTGAAGGCAAATTTATCTATATAAAAGAGCTAAACTCAGCCAAGCAAAGAGCAAATGATGTGAGAATTTTTGACATTAATGGCACCGACTTGCTCTCAACAACTTTTGCCGACCACGCTAAATTTAAAGACAATGAGTGGGTTTTAGAAGATGTAAATCAGACCTTCTTGCCTCAAAGCTTAGAGCTTGGCGAAAATGGCTTTAGCAAGGTAAAAAGTGAAAATTTAGATGCGTTAAGAGGCTTTAAGCCAAAGAGCATCGAGAGTGCTGCAAGCGTTGAAAACTCAAAATTTAACATACCTGATGCGATAAATTTTATAAAGACATTTAAAAACGAAGGCATAGGGCTTGATAGCGCGAGGACTGCATTTTATAACCTAGCTATCACACCATTTTTTGCGCCATTTTTATTGCTTATTTTCTACTATCATTTGCCAGTGACTGGCAGGTTTTTTAACCTCGCACTCTCAACATTTATCTTTGTTGTGATAACGCTCGTAGTTTGGGGACTTCTCTTTATCTTAACTAAATTTGCTCAAACCTCAGTCATCTTGCCAGAGATCGGCATGGTTCTTCCTATTATTTTGCTTTTTGCATACGCCATTTATCTCATAAAATCGCATCGTTAA